A window from Mus caroli chromosome 2, CAROLI_EIJ_v1.1, whole genome shotgun sequence encodes these proteins:
- the Csrnp3 gene encoding cysteine/serine-rich nuclear protein 3 isoform X2, giving the protein MSGILKRKFEDVDASSPCSSARESDDEVSSSESADSGDSVNPSTSNHFTPSSILKREKRLRTKNVHFSCVTVYYFTRRQGFTSVPSQGGSTLGMSSRHNSVRQYTLGEFAREQERLHREMLREHLREEKLNSLKLKMTKNGTVESEEASTLTVDDISDDDIDLDNTEVDEYFFLQPLPTKKRRALLRASGVKKIDVEEKHELRAIRLSREDCGCDCRVFCDPETCTCSLAGIKCQVDRMSFPCGCTKEGCSNTAGRIEFNPIRVRTHFLHTIMKLELEKNREQQTPTLNGCHGEISTHGPSMGPVAHSVEYSIADNFEIETEPQAAVLHLQEELDCQGDEEEEEEDGSSFCSGATDSSTQSLAPSESDEEEEEEEEEEEEEEEDDDDDKGDGFVEGLGAHTEVVPLPSVLCYSDGTAVHESHTKNASFYASSSTLYYQIDSHIPGTPSQLSDNYSERDTVKNGALSLVPYAMTPERFVDYARQAEEAYGASHYPAANPSVIVCCPTSENDSGVPCSPLYPEHRSNLPQVEFHSYLKGPTQEGFVSTLNGDSHISEHPAENPLSLAEKSRLHEDCIQSPVVETVPV; this is encoded by the exons CTTCCTCCATCCTGAAAAGGGAGAAACGGCTGAGGACGAAGAATGTGCACTTCAGCTGTGTCACCGTGTACTACTTCACCAGGAGGCAGGGCTTCACTAGTGTGCCCAGCCAGGGTGGCAGCACTTTGGGGATGTCCAGTCGCCACAACAGCGTGCGCCAGTACACCCTGGGCGAGTTTGCGCGAGAGCAGGAGCGCCTGCACCGGGAGATGCTGAGAGAACACCTCCGGGAGGAGAAACTCAACTCTCTCAAACTAAAG ATGACTAAGAATGGCACTGTAGAGTCTGAGGAAGCTAGCACCCTGACCGTGGATGACATTTCCGATGACGATATTGATCTAgacaacacagaagtggatgaatACTTCTTCCTACAACCCCTGCCCACAAAAAAGCGGAGAGCTCTGCTGCGAGCCTCGGGGGTGAAGAAGATCGACGTTGAAGAGAAGCACGAACTGCGGGCCATCCGCCTTTCTCGGGAGGACTGTGGCTGTGACTGCAGAGTGTTCTGTGATCCAGAAACCTGTACCTGCAGCCTGGCAGGCATTAAATGTCAG GTGGATCGTATGTCTTTCCCATGTGGCTGCACTAAAGAAGGCTGTAGTAACACAGCAGGTAGAATTGAATTCAATCCTATCCGTGTCCGGACTCATTTTTTGCACACAATAATGAAACTTGAACTGGAGAAGAACCGAGAGCAACAAACCCCCACGCTGAACGGCTGCCACGGGGAGATAAGCACCCATGGTCCTTCCATGGGCCCTGTCGCTCACTCTGTAGAATATTCTATCGCAGACAATTTCGAGATTGAAACCGAACCCCAGGCTGCTGTGCTGCACCTGCAGGAGGAACTGGACTGCCaaggagatgaggaggaagaggaggaggacggaAGCAGTTTCTGCAGTGGAGCCACTGACTCTAGCACCCAAAGCCTGGCTCCCAGTGAAtcggatgaggaagaggaggaggaggaggaggaagaagaggaggaggaggaagatgacgATGATGACAAGGGAGATGGCTTTGTAGAAGGGCTCGGAGCCCATACAGAAGTCGTCCCCCTTCCGTCTGTCCTTTGTTACTCTGATGGCACCGCAGTTCATGAAAGCCACACAAAAAATGCTTCATTTTACGCTAGCTCTTCAACTCTCTACTACCAAATAGATAGTCACATCCCAGGAACTCCTAGCCAGCTCTCTGACAACTACTCTGAAAGAGATACTGTCAAAAACGGTGCCCTTTCGCTGGTGCCTTACGCCATGACCCCAGAGAGGTTTGTTGACTACGCCAGGCAAGCAGAAGAGGCCTATGGAGCCTCTCACTACCCAGCTGCCAATCCGTCTGTCATCGTTTGCTGCCCCACCTCTGAAAACGATAGTGGGGTGCCCTGTAGCCCCTTGTATCCTGAACACAGGTCCAATCTTCCCCAAGTGGAGTTTCACTCATACTTGAAAGGCCCTACCCAGGAAGGGTTTGTCTCCACATTGAATGGCGACAGCCACATTTCAGAGCATCCTGCAGAAAATCCTTTGAGCCTTGCAGAAAAGAGCAGATTGCATGAAGACTGCATTCAGTCTCCCGTGGTGGAAACGGTCCCCGTTTAG